In Shouchella patagoniensis, the following are encoded in one genomic region:
- a CDS encoding bifunctional 2-methylcitrate dehydratase/aconitate hydratase yields the protein MKTDTRETDRLLEEIADYVLDKEITSEEAMTTAANVLIDTLGCGILALRYPECAKMLGPVIPGTIVPNGVKVPGTSYVLDPIRGAYNIGTMIRWLDYNDTWLAAEWGHPSDNLGGILATADYISRTNMAEGKDPLTVKDVLVAMVKAHEIQGVLALENSFNRVGLDHVLLVKVATTAVTAGMLGGSREEIVNAVSHAWIDNSALRTYRHAPNTGSRKSWAAGDATSRGVFLAMTALKGEMGYKTALSAQGWGFQDVLFNKQEVKLARELDAYVMENILFKVSFPAEFHAQTAAECAVALHESVCNRIDEIDRIEITTHESAIRIIDKKGPLYNPADRDHCLQYITAIGLLKGDIVADDYEDEAANDFRVDQLRDLMVVTESEQYTKDYLDPNKRSIANAVQVFFKDGTSTDKIDVEYPLGHRFRREEAVPAIQQKFADNVASHYSKKQGQEILAVTSDYKKLEQLSVPTFTDLFSL from the coding sequence ATGAAAACAGACACAAGAGAAACAGATCGATTGCTAGAAGAAATTGCAGATTATGTTTTGGATAAGGAAATTACAAGTGAAGAAGCGATGACTACGGCTGCCAATGTACTAATTGATACACTTGGATGTGGAATTCTTGCGTTGCGTTATCCAGAATGCGCAAAAATGCTTGGTCCAGTCATACCAGGAACGATTGTACCAAATGGTGTGAAGGTGCCCGGTACATCTTACGTACTTGATCCAATTCGTGGTGCCTATAACATTGGAACAATGATTCGTTGGTTAGATTACAATGATACTTGGCTTGCGGCAGAATGGGGTCATCCATCCGATAACTTAGGAGGCATTTTGGCAACTGCTGACTATATAAGTAGAACCAACATGGCAGAAGGAAAAGACCCTCTTACTGTAAAGGATGTACTAGTAGCGATGGTTAAGGCGCATGAGATTCAAGGTGTATTAGCACTAGAGAATAGTTTTAACCGTGTAGGACTTGACCATGTTTTGCTTGTAAAAGTAGCAACAACGGCTGTAACAGCTGGGATGTTAGGTGGATCAAGAGAAGAGATTGTAAACGCTGTATCTCATGCATGGATTGACAATTCAGCATTACGAACGTACCGTCATGCTCCAAATACAGGCTCAAGAAAATCATGGGCTGCGGGTGATGCAACAAGTAGGGGCGTATTCTTAGCAATGACAGCGTTAAAAGGTGAAATGGGTTATAAAACAGCGTTGTCTGCTCAAGGTTGGGGTTTCCAAGATGTCTTGTTTAATAAGCAGGAAGTAAAACTTGCTCGAGAGTTAGATGCTTATGTAATGGAAAATATCTTGTTTAAAGTTTCTTTTCCAGCTGAATTCCATGCTCAAACAGCAGCTGAATGTGCAGTAGCACTTCACGAGAGCGTATGTAATCGTATTGATGAGATTGATCGAATTGAAATTACGACTCATGAATCAGCAATACGTATCATTGATAAAAAAGGACCTTTGTATAACCCTGCTGATCGTGATCACTGCTTACAATACATTACAGCAATCGGATTACTAAAAGGTGATATCGTAGCTGATGATTATGAAGATGAAGCAGCAAACGATTTTCGAGTTGATCAATTGCGGGATTTGATGGTCGTTACTGAAAGTGAGCAGTATACAAAGGATTATTTAGATCCGAACAAGCGCTCAATCGCCAATGCGGTTCAAGTCTTTTTTAAAGATGGTACATCAACGGACAAAATTGATGTTGAATATCCACTTGGTCACCGCTTCCGTAGAGAAGAAGCGGTGCCAGCTATTCAACAAAAATTCGCTGACAACGTGGCGAGCCATTACTCTAAAAAACAAGGACAAGAGATTCTTGCTGTAACAAGTGATTATAAAAAACTTGAACAGCTGTCTGTACCAACGTTCACTGATTTATTTTCACTTTAA
- the prpB gene encoding methylisocitrate lyase, whose product MPWIVDQPISQEKLAESFHKQMLEKGILQIPGAHDAMAGLMAQQAGFTSLYLSGAAYTASLGLPDLGIVNSQEVAGRAKEIIRATNLPLLVDIDTGFGGVMNVARTAIEMVEARVAAVQIEDQDLPKKCGHLNGKKLVTSEEMVQKIAAIKKAAPTLLVIARTDARGVEGLDEAIARANAYVEAGADAIFPEALQGETEFKAFSEAVNAPLLANMTEFGKTPYYQALEFEQMGYDMVIYPVTSLRVAAKAYERVFADIMDNGTQKASLENMQKRSELYQTISYDEFEALDQSVAKTVLTKHQ is encoded by the coding sequence ATGCCTTGGATTGTGGATCAACCGATTTCGCAGGAAAAACTTGCTGAATCATTTCACAAACAGATGTTAGAAAAAGGAATTCTCCAAATTCCAGGTGCGCATGATGCGATGGCTGGATTAATGGCACAACAAGCTGGTTTTACGAGCTTGTATTTATCAGGTGCTGCTTATACAGCAAGTCTTGGACTTCCTGATCTTGGTATTGTTAATTCACAGGAAGTAGCAGGTCGAGCAAAAGAAATCATACGAGCAACGAATTTGCCCCTTCTGGTTGATATCGACACAGGTTTTGGCGGTGTTATGAATGTTGCAAGAACTGCTATTGAGATGGTGGAAGCAAGAGTAGCCGCTGTTCAAATCGAAGATCAGGATCTGCCGAAAAAATGTGGGCATTTAAACGGAAAAAAACTTGTTACTTCTGAGGAAATGGTGCAAAAAATTGCGGCTATAAAAAAAGCTGCACCAACTTTACTTGTTATAGCACGCACTGATGCTCGAGGAGTTGAGGGCCTGGACGAAGCAATTGCAAGAGCAAACGCGTATGTTGAAGCAGGGGCAGATGCAATTTTTCCAGAAGCTTTACAAGGAGAGACAGAATTTAAAGCCTTTTCAGAAGCTGTAAATGCGCCGTTGCTGGCTAACATGACTGAATTCGGTAAAACACCTTATTATCAAGCGCTGGAGTTTGAGCAAATGGGCTATGATATGGTTATCTACCCTGTAACTTCGTTGCGAGTTGCTGCAAAAGCATATGAACGAGTTTTTGCGGACATTATGGACAACGGCACGCAAAAAGCAAGTTTGGAAAATATGCAAAAAAGAAGCGAGTTGTATCAAACCATCTCGTATGATGAATTTGAAGCGCTTGATCAATCTGTAGCAAAGACTGTCCTAACAAAGCATCAATAA
- the mmgD gene encoding citrate synthase produces MAIEQSYYPGLDGVIAAETDLSFLDTEQGEIVIHGYDLIELSKTNGYLDIVHLLLRGQLPNEDERKSLAQELSDSYDIPEVILDVFKLLPTSTHPMDALRTGISVLGGFDHDLANRGPEANRERAYQLLAKLPTIVSNSYRILEGKEVLRPKESLSYSANFLYMITGKEPTPLEERVFDQSLVLYSEHEMPNSTFTARVIASTLSDMYGALTGAVASLKGHLHGGANEAVMYMLLDANTPEEFETLLANKLKQKEKIMGFGHRVYMKKMDPRAQIMKEALAELSEAAGDDRLLRMCEAGEALIQKEKGLFPNLDYYAAPVYWMLGIPIGLYTPIFFSSRTVGLSAHVIEQHENNKLFRPRVKYTGPRHTLKS; encoded by the coding sequence ATGGCGATCGAACAAAGCTACTATCCTGGTCTTGATGGTGTTATTGCGGCAGAAACAGATTTATCTTTCCTTGATACAGAACAAGGAGAAATCGTCATTCATGGGTATGATTTAATTGAATTGTCGAAAACAAACGGATATTTGGATATTGTCCATTTGTTATTAAGAGGACAATTGCCAAATGAAGATGAACGTAAAAGTCTTGCTCAAGAGTTAAGTGATTCTTATGATATTCCGGAAGTTATCCTTGATGTGTTTAAGCTCTTACCAACTTCTACGCATCCAATGGATGCGTTAAGAACAGGCATTTCCGTTTTAGGTGGATTTGACCACGACTTAGCTAACCGCGGTCCTGAAGCAAATCGAGAGCGTGCCTATCAGTTGCTCGCAAAATTGCCAACGATTGTATCAAATAGCTATCGAATTCTAGAAGGAAAAGAAGTGCTTCGTCCAAAAGAATCACTATCGTATAGCGCTAATTTTCTTTATATGATTACTGGAAAAGAACCTACGCCTCTTGAAGAGCGCGTTTTTGACCAATCGCTTGTTCTATATTCAGAACATGAAATGCCAAATTCAACTTTCACAGCCAGAGTAATCGCTTCAACTCTATCCGATATGTATGGAGCGCTAACTGGAGCAGTGGCTTCACTGAAAGGTCATCTTCATGGTGGAGCGAATGAAGCAGTTATGTATATGCTGCTTGACGCGAACACTCCCGAAGAATTTGAAACGCTCTTAGCGAATAAGTTAAAACAAAAAGAAAAAATTATGGGATTTGGCCATCGCGTATACATGAAAAAAATGGACCCGCGTGCGCAGATTATGAAAGAAGCCCTTGCCGAATTATCTGAAGCAGCAGGCGATGATCGGTTGTTACGGATGTGTGAGGCAGGAGAAGCTTTGATTCAAAAAGAAAAAGGGCTGTTTCCGAATCTTGATTACTACGCAGCGCCGGTATACTGGATGCTTGGAATTCCAATTGGGCTTTATACACCAATTTTCTTTTCTTCGAGAACAGTTGGACTAAGTGCTCATGTAATTGAACAACATGAGAACAATAAGCTTTTCCGGCCACGTGTGAAATATACTGGTCCAAGACACACATTGAAATCGTAA
- a CDS encoding NAD(P)-dependent oxidoreductase has product MRIGFIGLGNMGKPMSLNLVDSGYKVTGFDINDSAMEVLREAGGQKANTLDEVIAASDLILTSLPSSAACENVYLGEDGLLAKVPQGIVLVDTSTVAPELEKRIGVQADKKGISFLAAPVSGGVVGAENRTLTFMVGGPKELLESVHPHLMKLGSNIFHISEQYDSGTNAKLINNLLIGFYTAGVAEALTLAEKSGLNLDFLFNVLNVSYGQSRIYERNYKTFMANDDYEPGFALKLLNKDLRFAMDLASDHGVDLPISKALVALYADAEQAGLGEKDMSVLYKRIGEQNLTFKIEGELKS; this is encoded by the coding sequence ATGAGAATTGGTTTTATAGGTTTAGGAAATATGGGGAAACCAATGTCATTAAATTTAGTTGATTCTGGCTATAAAGTGACTGGCTTTGATATTAACGACTCCGCCATGGAGGTTTTAAGAGAAGCTGGGGGTCAAAAAGCAAATACTTTAGATGAGGTAATTGCTGCTTCAGATTTAATTCTAACTAGTTTACCTTCATCTGCAGCTTGTGAAAACGTGTATTTAGGGGAGGACGGTTTGTTAGCAAAAGTGCCCCAAGGGATCGTATTGGTAGATACGAGTACAGTTGCACCGGAGCTTGAAAAACGAATTGGTGTTCAAGCCGATAAAAAAGGGATTTCCTTTCTAGCTGCTCCAGTAAGTGGAGGGGTTGTGGGTGCTGAAAATAGAACCTTAACTTTTATGGTTGGCGGTCCTAAAGAGTTGCTTGAATCGGTTCATCCTCACTTAATGAAGTTAGGAAGCAATATTTTTCACATCAGCGAACAATATGATAGTGGAACAAATGCTAAATTAATTAACAACTTGTTGATTGGCTTTTATACAGCAGGGGTAGCAGAGGCACTTACATTAGCTGAAAAAAGCGGTTTAAATCTTGATTTCTTATTTAATGTTTTGAACGTTAGCTATGGACAAAGCCGTATTTACGAAAGAAACTACAAAACCTTTATGGCAAATGATGATTATGAGCCAGGTTTTGCTTTGAAACTCTTAAATAAAGATTTGCGTTTTGCAATGGATCTAGCATCTGATCATGGTGTTGATTTGCCCATTAGTAAGGCGCTTGTTGCTCTCTATGCAGATGCGGAACAAGCTGGTCTAGGCGAGAAGGATATGTCTGTTCTATATAAGCGAATTGGAGAGCAGAATCTAACGTTTAAAATTGAAGGAGAGTTGAAATCATGA
- a CDS encoding CoA-acylating methylmalonate-semialdehyde dehydrogenase yields MTTTNTKTIRNWINGAWVDSSSKETETVPNPATGEVIALVPLSTKEDVHTAVISARNAFVTWKTVPVPERSRYMFTYLEKLKANREELAQLITLENGKTIKDARGEVQRGIECVELATSTPSMMMGDALPGIAGGIDGSIWRYPLGVVAGITPFNFPMMVPLWMFPLAIAAGNTFVLKTSERTPLLAERLVELMYETGLPDGVLNLVNGGKEVVNSLLEHHDVEAISFVGSEPVARHVYQTGTTNGKRVQALAGAKNHAVVLADCEMEKTVQGVIGAAFASSGERCMACSVVAVEDAVADEFMQVLTRETKKLTVGNGLNDEYFVGPLIRQSHKDRVVSYIEKGVEQGAELIVDGRNPSVTDDGYYLGATLFDHVTPEMTIWQEELFAPVLSVVRVKDLDEGIALTNSSRFANGAVIYTSSGRSAQYFRNSIDAGMIGVNVNVPAPMAFFSFAGNKASFFGDLGTNGKDGIQFYTRKKVVTERWFN; encoded by the coding sequence ATGACAACAACAAACACAAAAACAATCAGAAATTGGATCAATGGTGCATGGGTAGATTCTTCATCTAAGGAAACCGAAACAGTTCCCAATCCTGCTACGGGTGAAGTGATTGCTCTGGTCCCACTTTCAACGAAAGAAGACGTTCATACAGCAGTCATATCAGCAAGAAATGCATTTGTAACTTGGAAAACAGTGCCAGTACCAGAACGGTCCCGGTACATGTTTACTTATTTAGAAAAATTAAAGGCAAACCGGGAAGAACTAGCTCAGTTGATTACATTGGAGAATGGAAAAACGATTAAAGATGCGCGTGGTGAAGTTCAACGAGGAATCGAATGTGTGGAACTCGCTACATCTACTCCGTCAATGATGATGGGGGATGCACTACCAGGAATTGCTGGGGGGATAGATGGTTCCATTTGGCGTTATCCTCTCGGAGTTGTCGCTGGTATTACGCCATTTAATTTCCCGATGATGGTACCTCTTTGGATGTTCCCGTTGGCAATAGCTGCGGGCAATACATTTGTATTAAAAACATCAGAACGGACACCTCTTTTAGCGGAACGACTAGTTGAGTTAATGTATGAAACAGGCCTACCTGATGGGGTATTAAACCTAGTGAATGGTGGCAAGGAAGTTGTGAATAGTTTACTTGAGCATCATGATGTGGAAGCAATCTCATTTGTAGGTTCAGAGCCAGTTGCGCGCCATGTTTATCAAACAGGCACGACAAACGGTAAAAGAGTTCAAGCTCTAGCTGGTGCTAAAAATCATGCTGTTGTGCTTGCTGATTGCGAAATGGAAAAAACGGTTCAAGGTGTCATAGGAGCAGCATTCGCTTCTAGTGGGGAACGTTGTATGGCCTGTTCAGTTGTTGCAGTAGAAGATGCAGTAGCTGATGAATTTATGCAAGTTCTCACGAGGGAAACAAAAAAATTGACTGTCGGGAACGGTTTAAATGATGAATATTTTGTAGGGCCGTTAATTCGTCAATCTCATAAAGATAGAGTGGTAAGTTACATTGAAAAAGGTGTAGAGCAAGGAGCTGAACTGATTGTTGATGGACGAAATCCATCGGTGACAGATGATGGTTACTATTTAGGGGCAACATTATTTGATCACGTCACGCCTGAAATGACGATTTGGCAAGAAGAGCTATTTGCACCAGTACTAAGTGTCGTACGTGTAAAAGATTTAGATGAAGGAATTGCTTTAACCAATTCTTCTCGATTTGCGAATGGAGCGGTTATTTACACATCAAGTGGAAGGTCTGCTCAATATTTCCGTAATTCGATTGATGCAGGAATGATTGGTGTCAATGTTAATGTACCAGCACCAATGGCGTTTTTCTCCTTTGCAGGGAATAAAGCATCTTTCTTTGGTGATTTAGGTACAAATGGCAAAGATGGTATTCAGTTTTATACGAGGAAAAAAGTAGTAACAGAGAGATGGTTTAACTAA
- a CDS encoding PhzF family phenazine biosynthesis protein produces MLTKVALPVIRTRVFAANTEGGNPCPVIFQGESLSESEMCEVAKHYMEETTFVFHSKVGADVKLRYFVPEHEMEMCVHATIASMTTLLQKEFLSHSTINVETALGMIRVHGKKELDKSIQITVEQFLPAFIKNNPNIEEVAHALGIEATFIDLSVGPIQSVSTSRPKLIIPLKDPDVLNNLTPNYQRLWDICDQFGTTGFYPFSIDKDGLIVSTRQFPNRAGYNEDPATGVAASALGAYLTQHQVFRPFSDGWNSYQIRQGYAMKKPSMIVSEVLIENGAITRTQVKGKAFIESEEVFIFDRKYL; encoded by the coding sequence ATGTTAACTAAAGTAGCTCTACCGGTAATCAGAACAAGAGTTTTTGCGGCAAATACAGAGGGAGGGAACCCTTGTCCTGTAATTTTTCAAGGAGAGTCTTTAAGTGAAAGTGAAATGTGCGAAGTAGCAAAACATTATATGGAGGAAACCACTTTTGTTTTTCATTCAAAAGTAGGCGCGGACGTTAAACTGCGTTATTTTGTGCCTGAACACGAGATGGAAATGTGCGTTCACGCAACAATTGCAAGTATGACTACTCTGCTTCAAAAAGAGTTTTTATCTCATTCGACTATTAATGTAGAAACTGCACTCGGTATGATTCGAGTACACGGAAAAAAAGAATTAGATAAAAGTATACAAATTACAGTTGAACAGTTTCTGCCAGCATTTATTAAAAATAATCCAAATATAGAAGAAGTGGCACACGCTTTAGGGATAGAAGCAACGTTTATTGATTTAAGTGTTGGTCCGATTCAGTCTGTATCTACTTCAAGACCAAAGTTAATTATTCCATTAAAAGATCCAGATGTGTTGAATAACTTAACTCCAAACTATCAACGGTTATGGGATATATGCGATCAATTTGGAACAACTGGTTTTTATCCATTCTCAATAGACAAAGACGGATTAATTGTTTCAACAAGGCAATTTCCTAATCGCGCCGGTTATAATGAAGATCCAGCAACTGGTGTGGCTGCTAGTGCTTTAGGAGCGTACCTCACACAGCATCAAGTATTTAGACCGTTTTCAGATGGTTGGAATTCGTATCAAATTAGGCAAGGGTATGCAATGAAGAAGCCAAGTATGATCGTGTCAGAAGTTTTAATTGAAAACGGTGCTATTACTCGAACTCAAGTAAAAGGAAAAGCCTTTATAGAAAGTGAAGAAGTATTCATTTTTGATCGGAAATATTTATAG
- a CDS encoding enoyl-CoA hydratase/isomerase family protein has translation MSTNLQFKTTESGVGVLTLAREQALNSLSQDMISSMLQLLQQWENDENVQIVLLEGAGEKAFCAGGDIKALYQARDQKNGFEQAKKFFQEEYELDLFIATYPKPIIVLMDGIVMGGGVGLAQGASHRIVTEKTKWSMPEMNISFFPDVGACYFLSQTPGGYTGRYAALTAAVLKGEDAISMACADYFIPSHSLPVLREQLLETDWRSGHENVHQAAHLFLQPFIEEPPKSELALLQNKINEHFSHKTIESILDSLEKKDDSFAQETAKMMRSKSPLALKVTLAHLKQSQTSTLEETYETDIILAMHFLQCDDFYEGVRSVLIEKTRTPNYQYKAIEDVPDELALSFFREI, from the coding sequence ATGTCTACAAATCTTCAGTTTAAAACAACAGAATCTGGTGTTGGTGTTTTAACATTAGCAAGAGAGCAAGCACTTAATTCCCTTTCTCAAGATATGATCTCCAGTATGCTTCAACTCTTGCAACAATGGGAAAACGATGAAAATGTACAAATTGTTCTTTTAGAGGGAGCAGGAGAGAAAGCATTTTGTGCAGGTGGAGATATTAAAGCTCTATACCAAGCAAGAGACCAAAAGAATGGATTTGAACAGGCAAAAAAATTCTTTCAAGAAGAGTATGAACTTGACTTATTCATTGCCACTTATCCAAAACCTATTATTGTGCTTATGGATGGGATCGTAATGGGTGGAGGTGTTGGCCTTGCACAAGGTGCAAGTCACAGAATTGTTACTGAAAAGACGAAATGGTCCATGCCTGAAATGAACATTAGCTTTTTCCCTGATGTCGGTGCTTGTTATTTTCTAAGCCAAACACCTGGTGGTTACACTGGGAGGTATGCAGCATTAACAGCCGCAGTGTTAAAAGGAGAAGACGCTATTTCCATGGCTTGTGCAGACTATTTTATTCCAAGTCACTCACTTCCCGTATTACGTGAACAGTTATTAGAGACGGATTGGCGGAGCGGTCATGAAAATGTTCATCAAGCTGCCCACTTGTTTTTGCAACCGTTTATTGAAGAACCACCTAAGAGTGAACTAGCTTTGCTACAAAACAAGATTAACGAACATTTTTCTCATAAAACAATTGAGTCTATCTTAGATTCACTTGAGAAAAAAGACGATTCATTCGCTCAAGAAACGGCCAAAATGATGCGTAGTAAATCTCCTCTAGCATTAAAAGTGACGCTTGCTCACTTAAAACAATCTCAAACCTCAACTCTTGAAGAGACATACGAAACCGATATTATTCTTGCCATGCACTTCTTACAATGTGATGATTTTTATGAAGGTGTACGCTCCGTCCTCATAGAAAAAACACGCACACCAAACTATCAATATAAAGCGATTGAAGATGTCCCAGACGAGTTAGCATTATCTTTTTTCCGGGAAATTTAA
- a CDS encoding LysR family transcriptional regulator produces the protein MRLEEDVLIVALSDAGTIRGASRNLYISQPAISQRLKQIEERWGEPLFIRTHKSLIPTPAGEEIIAYSKKRLYDEKQLQDRLSAVTGTVRGTLSLAVSSVIAQYYLPPLLREYTRLYPDVKMDLRTGLSSTMYDERHQVHLAILRGDVEDTDALKELFSEKLFYVSRKDSLSPSLFIEFQSDFTFHSIVNDWFLTTELTIPKQTIKVDQIETCKQLMLHGIGSCVLPELATNDLTTQHCHLQSLQIRGQDLLRKTWLHCSPKHADLPQVRAFLDLLKSTP, from the coding sequence ATGCGATTAGAAGAAGACGTGCTAATAGTGGCTTTATCCGACGCTGGAACAATTCGTGGCGCCTCGAGAAACCTATATATTTCACAGCCTGCTATAAGTCAACGTTTAAAACAAATTGAAGAACGATGGGGAGAACCTCTGTTTATCCGGACACATAAGTCATTAATTCCTACTCCCGCTGGAGAAGAAATTATTGCTTATTCTAAAAAGCGATTATATGATGAAAAACAATTGCAAGATCGATTAAGCGCGGTAACAGGAACTGTACGTGGTACATTGTCACTCGCCGTGTCGTCTGTTATTGCACAATACTATCTCCCACCTTTACTGCGTGAATATACACGCTTATATCCAGACGTAAAGATGGACTTAAGGACTGGACTAAGCTCAACGATGTATGATGAACGCCACCAGGTTCATTTAGCTATTCTTCGAGGAGATGTTGAAGACACAGATGCATTAAAAGAGTTATTTTCCGAAAAATTATTCTATGTATCAAGAAAAGATTCATTAAGTCCATCGTTATTTATTGAATTCCAGAGCGACTTTACCTTTCATTCAATTGTTAACGATTGGTTCTTAACTACAGAGCTTACAATCCCAAAACAGACTATAAAAGTGGATCAAATAGAAACATGCAAACAATTAATGCTACACGGAATAGGTTCTTGTGTTTTACCAGAACTTGCGACGAATGACCTCACAACTCAACACTGTCATCTGCAATCATTGCAAATAAGAGGACAAGACCTTCTGCGCAAAACATGGCTTCATTGTAGCCCGAAGCATGCGGATCTTCCACAAGTACGAGCTTTTCTTGATTTGCTAAAAAGCACTCCTTAA
- a CDS encoding SoxR reducing system RseC family protein, protein MKYSVYLVPIFTIVFLIIGFSSFDSTTGAIAFGVAGAIIGFAISKIIFNDKEKKIGHD, encoded by the coding sequence ATGAAGTATAGCGTTTATTTAGTTCCCATCTTCACTATTGTATTTTTAATAATTGGTTTCTCATCGTTTGATTCCACTACTGGTGCAATAGCCTTTGGAGTTGCCGGGGCAATCATAGGTTTTGCTATATCAAAAATTATATTTAATGATAAAGAGAAAAAAATAGGACATGATTAA